The following DNA comes from Amycolatopsis albispora.
CGGAGCCGAACACCGGCAGCCAGTTCAGCCGCGTGGCGAACAGCCAGATCAGCACGATCGCCGCGATGAACGCGGGCACCGCCATCAGCACCCCGGAGCTCACCGTGGTGATGGTGGCGCCCACCCGGCCGCCGAGCGCACCGAGCAGGCCGAACCCGATGCCGATGACCAGGATCAGCACGGCCGCGTACCCGACCAGGAACAACGTGTTGCCCAGCCGCGCCGAAATCAGTCCCGCCACGTCCGTGCCGAAGGTCATCGAGCGCCCCAGCCGCCAGCCGGCCACATCGGACAGCCACCGCCCGTACCGTGTCCAAAAAGGATCATCCAGGTGGTACTGGGCGCGGACCGCGGCCAGCACCTCCGGGTCCGGGCTGCGGCCACCCGCGAGCAGCGCCGCCGGGTCACCGGGGCCCAGGTGCAGGGCACCGTAGATGACCACGCTGGCGGCCAGCAGGGTCACGAACAACGCGGCGAGCCGGCGTGCGACGAACCGCGTGAGCAGGCCCGCCATCACGCTTTCCCGACCGACGCGGCCCAGGCCGAGCTGATGTAGGCGAACGACGCGGGCGCCCCGGTGATCCGGTTGCTCAGGTACAGCCGTTCGTGCAGCGAGGCGAGGCTGATCTGCAACCGCGCGGCGGCGAAGATCTTCTGCGCGGCCACGAACTTCTCCGCCGACACCCGCGGATCGGCTGCCTGCTGCCCCTCGGTCAGCAGCTGCTCCACCCGCGGATCGCTCCAGCCGGTCCAGTTGAACAGGTTGTCCTTGAGCGCGAACGCGGGCGCGTAGTAGTAGACCCCGGGCACCTCGATGTAGCCGACGGTGGCCACCAGATCGACGCTCTCCCGCGCGGCCGGGTCGTAGAACAGCTTGCCGAACACCGTCGGCTGCTGCTGCTCGATGGTGATGGCCAGGCCGATCTCCTTCGCCGCGGCCTGCACGATGGTCGCCGTCTGCAACGTCATCTGGTCACCGGAGGGGATCGCCAGCTTCAGCGGCTCCGCGCCCGGCGCGGCCTCGGCGATCAGCTGCTTCGCCCTGGCGAGGTCGGGGTTCGACGTGTCCGGCAGCTCCTGGTACGCCGCGTCGAACACGGCAGCGGCGGGATGCCCCGCCCACAACAGCGGTGGCGTGAACGTCCGAAGTGGAGCGCCCGCGCCGTGGAGCACGTTCCGCACCAGGCTGGTCTTGTCGATCGCCAGGTCGAGCGCCTCGCGGACCCGCGGATCCGCCGCGGGCCCGCTCGGCGACACCGGGCCGATGCTCAGCGACTGCGTGGACGGGCCGAGGTACAGCTTCCCGGACGAGGACGCACGCAGGGTCGAGAAGCTGCCGATGGGCGCTTCGTAGGTGCCGTCGATCTCACCGGACAGCAGCGCGCTGGTGAGCGTGCTGTCGTCGGTGAAGAAGACGAACTCGAACCGGCCTGCCTTCGCCTTGGTGCCCCAGTAGTCGTCGTTGCGGGTGAGCACGATGCGCTCCCCCGGCGTCCAGCCGCCGAATTCGAACGGCCCGGTGCACATCACGCCGGTGCCCGGCGTGCCGTAGGCCGGACCGGCCTGCTCGGCCGCGGCCTTCTCGCTGACCGCGCTCTGCACCCCGGCCATGCTGTTCACGAACTGCGCGTCCGGCACGGCGAGTTTCACCGTGACCTGCTGCGGCCCGGTCTCTTCGATGGCCTTGACCTGGCGGAACACGTCGCCGTGTGCCGGGGTGTTCGTCGGGTCGAGATTGCGCCGCAGGCTGTGGGCGACGTCGGCGGCGGTGACCGGATTGCCGTTCCAGAACCGGATGCCGGGCCGGAGGGTGAAAACGAAGGTGGTCGGGTCCGGCTGCGTCACGCTCTCGGCGAGCCCTGGCTCCACGCTGAAGTCCGGGTTCAACCGCATCAGCGGTTCGCACAGGTTCAGCACCACCGCGTTCGAGGAGTAGTCACCCGCCTTCACCGGATCGATGGTGGTCGGCTCGCCCTGCGGGAGCGCCCACCGCACCCGGTCGATGTCACCCGCCGCCGGCGGGGTCCGCACGGTCAGGTCGATCGGCCCCTGGGCACCGGTCGAGCCACCTCCGCCACACGCGGTGGCGAGCAGGGCGGCGATCAGGACGGCCGGGACGGCTCGGCGCTTCCGGCGGAGCGGGGAATTCGGTCGGCTCACGAGATGTCCCTCCGTGGGGGTCCCGACCGGCGACGAGAACGCTCGATCGGTGTTGAGTTGGCTGATTCTGGAACGCCCCGTCATAGTTAGTCAAGACCGACTAAGAAAAGGGACGTGACCGTCCGCGTCCCGTGGCTGGCTATCCTGCGTGGAACAGGGAAGGGAGCACCACCGTGGGCCGGAACAGCCTCGCCGAGGAACGCAAGGCACAGATCCTCAGCGCGTTCGCGCGCTGCGTCGCGCGATCCGGTTTTGCCGGCACTTCGCTGGAATCCGTGGCCGAGGAGGCGAAGCTGGCCCGCGGCCACGTCCGGCACTACCTGGGCAACCGGCACGACCAGGTGGTGGCGCTGTGCGAATGGGTCAGCGCCGCGGGCGAGGAGGCGTTCACCGAGGTGCGCCAGATCGCCGACGACGGCAAGCGGGCGGCGGCGGTGATGGACTACCTGTTCAACCCGCGCTTCTACGAACCGAGCGAAGGACTCGCGGTTTTCCTCGCCCTGTTCGAAGAAGCGCGCCGGGACGAGACACTGCGGGCAATGTTCCTCGACAGCTACCGTGACATCCTCAGTACCCTGGCGGGCGCGCTGGCCGGTGCCGACGAGACGCTGCCGGAGAAGAACGCGAACGAAATCGCCTACCTGATGCTGTGTGCCGCGGTCGGCAACGCGCACCTGTCGCAGACCGGCATCGGCCCGTCCCGGACCCGCCGGGTCGGCACACTGTGCCGCCGCGTGCTCAAAATGCTCACCCCCGCCGGGCCGGTCAGGAAATCGCCGACATCACGTGCTTGACCCTGGTGTAGTCCTCCAGGCTGTACAGCGACAGGTCCTTGCCGTACCCGGAGCGCTTGAAGCCGCCGTGCGGCATCTCGGCCACCACCGGGATGTGCGTGTTGATCCACACGCACCCGAAGTCGAGCCGCCTGGCCAGCCGCATCGCGCGGCCGTGGTCGCCGGTCCACACCGACGAGGCCAGTCCATATCGGACATCGTTGGCCAGGCGCACCGCCTCCGCTTCCCCGCCGAACGGCTGCACGGTGATCACCGGCCCGAAGATCTCGTCGGTGACGATCTCGTCGCCCTGCCGCGCCCCGGACACCACGGTCGGCTCGAAGAAGTACCCGGTGTCACCGGCTCTCGACCCTCCACAGTAGATTTCCGTGTGGTCCGGCAGCCGGTCCAGCACCCCGGCGACCCGGCTCAGCTGCGCGTCGTTGTTGAGCGGGCCGTAGGCGACACCCGCCTCGTCCGGCGGGCCCGTCCGGGTCGCCCTCGCCTGTTCGGTGAGCGCGGCCAGGAACTCGTCGTGCACCGTGTCCCGCACCAGCACCCTGGTCGCCGCGGTGCAGTCCTGGCCCGCGTTGAAGAACCCGGCCGCGGCGATGCCCGCGGCCGCCGCCGCGAGATCGGCGTCCTCGAACACCACCACCGGCGCCTTGCCACCGAGTTCGAGGTGGACCCGTTTCAAGTCGGCCGCCGCGGCCCCGGCGACCTCGATGCCCGCGCGTTCCGAGCCGGTCACCGACACCATCGCGGGCGCCGGGTGGGCGACCAGCGCCCGCCCGGTGTCCCGGTCGCCGCACACCACGTTGAGCACCCCCGGCGGCAGGAACTCCGCGGCGAGCGTGACCAGCAGCACCGTGCTGGCCGGGGTGGTCTCGGCGGGCTTGAGCACCACGGTGTTGCCCGCGGCCAGCGCCGGGGCGATCTTCCACACCGCCATCATCAGCGGGTAGTTCCACGGTGTGACCTGGGCGCACACGCCGACCGGCTCACGC
Coding sequences within:
- a CDS encoding ABC transporter permease, whose translation is MAGLLTRFVARRLAALFVTLLAASVVIYGALHLGPGDPAALLAGGRSPDPEVLAAVRAQYHLDDPFWTRYGRWLSDVAGWRLGRSMTFGTDVAGLISARLGNTLFLVGYAAVLILVIGIGFGLLGALGGRVGATITTVSSGVLMAVPAFIAAIVLIWLFATRLNWLPVFGSGTGFTGRIEHLTLPALALAGSYIAYLSRITRSAVATELRSERVETARSRGVRMPAIVRRHVLRNAAAPVLTVSGLTVAGLIAGTVVVEQAFGVSGVGSLLVLAAQKQDFVVVQNISLLMVAAFCVANTLVDVLNAVLDKRLLRTGR
- a CDS encoding ABC transporter substrate-binding protein, translated to MSRPNSPLRRKRRAVPAVLIAALLATACGGGGSTGAQGPIDLTVRTPPAAGDIDRVRWALPQGEPTTIDPVKAGDYSSNAVVLNLCEPLMRLNPDFSVEPGLAESVTQPDPTTFVFTLRPGIRFWNGNPVTAADVAHSLRRNLDPTNTPAHGDVFRQVKAIEETGPQQVTVKLAVPDAQFVNSMAGVQSAVSEKAAAEQAGPAYGTPGTGVMCTGPFEFGGWTPGERIVLTRNDDYWGTKAKAGRFEFVFFTDDSTLTSALLSGEIDGTYEAPIGSFSTLRASSSGKLYLGPSTQSLSIGPVSPSGPAADPRVREALDLAIDKTSLVRNVLHGAGAPLRTFTPPLLWAGHPAAAVFDAAYQELPDTSNPDLARAKQLIAEAAPGAEPLKLAIPSGDQMTLQTATIVQAAAKEIGLAITIEQQQPTVFGKLFYDPAARESVDLVATVGYIEVPGVYYYAPAFALKDNLFNWTGWSDPRVEQLLTEGQQAADPRVSAEKFVAAQKIFAAARLQISLASLHERLYLSNRITGAPASFAYISSAWAASVGKA
- a CDS encoding TetR/AcrR family transcriptional regulator gives rise to the protein MGRNSLAEERKAQILSAFARCVARSGFAGTSLESVAEEAKLARGHVRHYLGNRHDQVVALCEWVSAAGEEAFTEVRQIADDGKRAAAVMDYLFNPRFYEPSEGLAVFLALFEEARRDETLRAMFLDSYRDILSTLAGALAGADETLPEKNANEIAYLMLCAAVGNAHLSQTGIGPSRTRRVGTLCRRVLKMLTPAGPVRKSPTSRA
- a CDS encoding aminobutyraldehyde dehydrogenase, whose product is MAATKLFRNFIDGKPADAADGRTLDVLDPVTGSVYATSALSGPADADAAFAAASAAFETWSETTPGERQLALLRIADALEARAEEFVRAESADTGKPLALTRTEEIPPAVDQLRFFAGAARVLEGRAAGEYLAGHTSFVRREPVGVCAQVTPWNYPLMMAVWKIAPALAAGNTVVLKPAETTPASTVLLVTLAAEFLPPGVLNVVCGDRDTGRALVAHPAPAMVSVTGSERAGIEVAGAAAADLKRVHLELGGKAPVVVFEDADLAAAAAGIAAAGFFNAGQDCTAATRVLVRDTVHDEFLAALTEQARATRTGPPDEAGVAYGPLNNDAQLSRVAGVLDRLPDHTEIYCGGSRAGDTGYFFEPTVVSGARQGDEIVTDEIFGPVITVQPFGGEAEAVRLANDVRYGLASSVWTGDHGRAMRLARRLDFGCVWINTHIPVVAEMPHGGFKRSGYGKDLSLYSLEDYTRVKHVMSAIS